In the Aquimarina spinulae genome, TTCGGAAGAAAATTATTACAATCATTTAATCTTCCCGAAAAAAGAATCTTCTGGTATATTCTTAATCCTTTTATCATTATAGAGCTTACAGGCAACCTTCACTTTGAAGCTGTGATGGTATTTTTTATCATATGGTCATTATACCTTTTACATAAAGGCTATTGGTACTGGGCTGCTGTTGTTCTGGCACTTTCTGTTTCAGTTAAACTAGTTCCTCTATTATTTTTACCTCTATTTTTTCAGAAATTTATTCTTAATAAACATAAGAGTTTCAATACATCCAGTTTTACTATAGGATTACCAAAACTACTTGGTTTTTATAGTATAGTTATTGGTACATGTCTTTTAATTTTTGCTCCTTTCTTATCAGGAGAATTCTTAGCCAATTTTAGTAAAACAATCACCCTTTGGTTTCAGACTTTCGAATTTAATGCCAGTATTTATTTTATTATTCGCTGGATTGGATTTCAGGTTGTAGGATGGAATATTATTGAAACTACCGGTAAAATTTTACCTCTGGTAGTCATAGTGATTCTTTTAGGGCTAACCTTCTTTAAAAACAACCGAAGCACTCCACAACTAATTACAGGCATGCTTTTAGGTATTTGCATCTACTATTTCTTATCAACTACAGTACATCCCTGGTATATTGCTGTACCATTATCTCTTTGTGTATTTACAAATTACAAATTTCCTATCGTTTGGTCTTTTGTGGTTATTTTCAGTTATACCGCGTATCTTCATCCTGATTTCAAAGAAAACCTATGGATGGTAGGGCTAGAGTATCTTTTTGTTTTCACTATCTTTAGTAAAGAGATTATAAAGGCCTATCAAAACAGAATCCATAATACATTAGAAAACAACTTATAAAAGCATATCAATTTTGAAAATTAATTTCAGGAAAATAGGTCGTAGATTCGCAAGATTTATAGTATTTATTGTTATTCTTATTCTTTCTGGATACTTGTTTTTATATCTAAGGCAGGAACGTTTTTTCTTTAACCCAAAAATTTTGGAGAAAGACTACGTTTTTTCTTTTGATCAACCTTTTGAAGAGATCAATATCGATGTAGAAAAGGATGTTGCTCTTAACGCATTGCTTTTTAAAACAAATACGACCAGTAAAGGTCTTATTCTATATTTTCATGGTAATGCCGGGGCAATTCATGAATGGGGAACACGTGCTTCTTTATATACCGAAAACAAGTTTGACATTCTATTTGTTGATTACAGAGGCTACGGAAAAAGTGATAGTTTTTACGAAGAAGAATCAGAACTATATAACGATGCGCAAAAAGTCTATGATTATGCAAAGACACGATATGACGAAAAAAACATTATTGTTTTAGGCTTTTCTCTGGGAACAGGGTTTGCTGCTTATACTGCAGCAAAAAACAACCCAAAACTTCTTATACTGGAAGCCCCGTACTATGCCTGGAATGATTTTATAGCAAGTATTGCTCCCGTACCAAAAATGCTTATCAATTATGAGATTCCTTCGTATAAATTCTTAAAAGAAGTAACCTGTCCTATTCGAATTTTTCATGGCACTCATGATTTTCTAATTAAACCAGAAGAAAATTCTAAACGATTAGAAGCGTTATATCCAGATAAAATTAAACATACAATGATCAAGGGTGCTGGTCATAATGGTATCTATATCACAAAACAATACTATGATGAGCTCAAAAATCTGTTAGAGCGGTATTAAATAAATTATATTTTATACTTTTAAGACGATCCCCTAACAAATGAAGATGATTAACTTTAGTAAAAACTTACTCCTTCTTGCTCTTCTCATAATAAATTATAATGTGTTCTCTCAGAACACACAAATTGTTCTAAATTCTTTACAAGGAAAATGGTTAATGTGTAAAAGAGTCCAACCTAGAGCTTATTGTGGTCCTAACCTTAACAAAGAAAAATGTGATTATCAAATCGAAATCAAAGAAGATGGATTTATTTTATATCAAAACAATAAAGAGGTCGATTATGGCGAATTTGAACTAGAACACCATTATGATCACGTCTATATTGTCTATTTTTATTCCTTCTTAAGTGATGAAATTTTTGAACTATTAGATGATGACGTAACTTTACATTTCAAAGAAAACAACAAAGAACACTTTTTCGTTATGCCACATAAACATGATTATCAAAGAATGTGTTCATTAAAAAAGATATAAACTACGCCTTACATCATCCTAAGATTAATTACTTCTTGTTCTGTAAGTATTCTCCAATGACCACGAGGTAAATCTTTTTTGGTTAATCCTGCAAAGATTACTCTATCTAATTTAACTACACTATAATTAAGGTGTTCAAAAAGCTTATGAATAATTCCATTTTTAGCAGATTGTAACTGAATCCCTATTTCGTTTTTAGAAGCACCTTCTATATAAGAGATTTCATCTACATTTATAAAACCTTCTTCCAATTTGATTCCATTCTCTATTCTCTGAAGATCTTCAAATTTTAGGTTACGTTCTAATTCTACATGAAATATCTTACGAATTCCACTTTTATGATGTGTTAATTTCTTTTCTAAATCTACATCATTGGTAAAGAGTAATAATCCGGTTGTATTTCTTTCTAGTCTACCTACCGGTTTTAGTACAGATTTAGATGCATTTGCTACTAGATCCATTACCGTTTTAGTTTTCTCAGGACTAGTGCTCGTTACAAAACCTTTAGGTTTATTAAGGAGTACATACTCTTTTTTATGAGGGGTAATGAGTCGTCCATCAAACTTAACCTCATCGGTAAGTTTTACTTTATATCCCATTTCGGTAATGGGCTTACCATTTACCCATACACTTCCTGTTTTAATATATAAATCGGCATCTCTTCTAGAGCAAACACCAGAATTAGCTACATATTTATTAAGTCTTATCTCATCAGAATCGGTGAGTTTTTTTGGTGCTGCATTACTAGCTTTTTTTGCTAATGCTTTACCTCTTACATAAGGTTTATTTCCATAATTAGATTTACCTTTATCATGTGCATTCGATTTACTCTTTCCTTTTCCTTCCTGTTTTCTGCTAGTTTTCCCTTTACCAGAATTATCTCCACGATTCATATCTTAAATTTTGTGCAAAGATAATTGTTTAAAGCATAGGTACAACAACTATTATTCATCAAACCGAACTGTACTTTGGCGCTTTCTATTTATATGTAATTGGGTCACATCTGGTCTCGAATAGTGCCCAACAGGGTCAAAATTCTGGCGCTCTTGTAATACCCTGTTAAAATCTAAGGTTTCGATTAAGAGTCCTTCTTGATTTACTACAGGCTCTATTACCCATTCTCCATCGGGACCTGCAATACATGAGCCTCCATTACCTAAAACATCAGGGGCTTTCTTTAAAATCTCATCCAAATACGGCGTAGTTTTAGGAAAATCTTCTGTTCGCATCAAACTAGAAACCGAAATCACATACGAGCGAGATTCTCTGGCAATAAAACGAGTAATATCTTTGGTGTTATAATCACTACCTGGCCATACCGCTATGTGCAAGTTTTCTCCTTGCCCATATAATGCTGCTCTGGGTAGGGGCATCCAATTTTCCCAACAGTTTAATC is a window encoding:
- a CDS encoding mannosyltransferase; translation: MISLWAALFFVSYKIIQLNPGNWKLLAITALLFRIVFLFAIPNLSQDFYRFIWDGRMLLEGFNPYLSLPEVWIAQGDAPIAQAQELYTGMGTLNGSHYTNYPPVSQFCYFIAALFASKSILGSAMVFRILIILADIGTFFFGRKLLQSFNLPEKRIFWYILNPFIIIELTGNLHFEAVMVFFIIWSLYLLHKGYWYWAAVVLALSVSVKLVPLLFLPLFFQKFILNKHKSFNTSSFTIGLPKLLGFYSIVIGTCLLIFAPFLSGEFLANFSKTITLWFQTFEFNASIYFIIRWIGFQVVGWNIIETTGKILPLVVIVILLGLTFFKNNRSTPQLITGMLLGICIYYFLSTTVHPWYIAVPLSLCVFTNYKFPIVWSFVVIFSYTAYLHPDFKENLWMVGLEYLFVFTIFSKEIIKAYQNRIHNTLENNL
- a CDS encoding alpha/beta hydrolase yields the protein MKINFRKIGRRFARFIVFIVILILSGYLFLYLRQERFFFNPKILEKDYVFSFDQPFEEINIDVEKDVALNALLFKTNTTSKGLILYFHGNAGAIHEWGTRASLYTENKFDILFVDYRGYGKSDSFYEEESELYNDAQKVYDYAKTRYDEKNIIVLGFSLGTGFAAYTAAKNNPKLLILEAPYYAWNDFIASIAPVPKMLINYEIPSYKFLKEVTCPIRIFHGTHDFLIKPEENSKRLEALYPDKIKHTMIKGAGHNGIYITKQYYDELKNLLERY
- a CDS encoding pseudouridine synthase, producing the protein MNRGDNSGKGKTSRKQEGKGKSKSNAHDKGKSNYGNKPYVRGKALAKKASNAAPKKLTDSDEIRLNKYVANSGVCSRRDADLYIKTGSVWVNGKPITEMGYKVKLTDEVKFDGRLITPHKKEYVLLNKPKGFVTSTSPEKTKTVMDLVANASKSVLKPVGRLERNTTGLLLFTNDVDLEKKLTHHKSGIRKIFHVELERNLKFEDLQRIENGIKLEEGFINVDEISYIEGASKNEIGIQLQSAKNGIIHKLFEHLNYSVVKLDRVIFAGLTKKDLPRGHWRILTEQEVINLRMM